One region of Spirochaeta lutea genomic DNA includes:
- the priA gene encoding replication restart helicase PriA, with protein MGRETGGVPGGPETPDDQEEMKGPDGSGEQARGKIEPADGGRWAGVVFNLPLDQMYTYRIPEGLPVLPGVRVRAELGRRTLMGFVLEVYTELPRELVEKDITPKDLLTQVDELPLFTPSQVELARWMSTMYYSNIGECLGAMIPGGKQERAVVLGGEEEAYQEKDVRLSEEQELGVRSICSSPRGMYYVYGMTGSGKTEVFLTAARKTVDEGRGVIYLVPEISLTRQVADSIRSRFGSSSAILHSRLTPSQRLGEWRRIVRGEARVVVGARSAVFAPVPDLGLIIVDEEHEGSYKSGSSPRYHARQIAMRRASAEGARLVMGSATPSVEAYHLMEEGKISRVSLSRRLAGGDEPEIRVVNLKGVEGCLSPDLITELKQTKDLGKQSILFLNRRGFSHFFHCRSCGYEAKCPRCSVGLTYHKSRNAMVCHYCGYRTPPMASCPECGSLDVGYAGFGTEHVEEEVRRLFPGWVIERLDTDSVKKKGSLEQIISRFRRGEIDVLLGTQMVAKGLNFPGVRLVGIVLADTGLHMPDFRSAERTFGLITQVSGRAGRYTPDGLVLVQTYNPSSSPIAQASTSRISDFYTQEIQTRRELGFPPFSRMIRLLVRSKNHHRAWSSARQIAVRLEHNRRNLQNQQPSLGETEILGPAEAPLGMVNGNFRVHILVTGAVFQAVHRMVGASIQGVVHPRGVYLEIDVDPVSLL; from the coding sequence ATGGGTAGAGAGACTGGAGGGGTTCCCGGTGGCCCGGAGACCCCGGATGATCAGGAGGAAATGAAGGGGCCGGATGGTTCCGGTGAGCAGGCTCGCGGCAAGATTGAGCCTGCCGACGGCGGAAGGTGGGCCGGGGTGGTGTTCAATCTTCCCTTGGATCAGATGTACACCTACCGTATTCCAGAGGGGTTGCCGGTGCTCCCCGGGGTGCGCGTCCGGGCTGAACTGGGACGACGGACCCTCATGGGCTTTGTGCTGGAGGTGTATACCGAGCTTCCCCGAGAGCTGGTGGAAAAGGATATTACCCCCAAGGATCTTCTGACCCAGGTGGATGAACTGCCCCTCTTTACCCCTTCCCAAGTAGAGCTGGCCCGGTGGATGAGCACCATGTACTACTCGAATATCGGTGAGTGTTTGGGGGCGATGATTCCCGGAGGAAAACAGGAACGGGCTGTGGTGCTTGGGGGAGAAGAGGAGGCCTACCAGGAGAAGGATGTCCGGCTTTCTGAAGAACAGGAGCTGGGGGTGCGGAGTATTTGCTCCAGCCCCCGGGGTATGTACTATGTCTACGGTATGACCGGATCGGGGAAGACGGAGGTTTTCCTGACGGCGGCCCGGAAGACCGTGGACGAGGGCCGGGGTGTGATCTACCTGGTCCCCGAGATCTCTCTTACCCGGCAGGTCGCTGATTCCATCCGTTCCCGGTTCGGGAGCTCGTCAGCGATTCTTCATTCCCGGCTGACACCCAGTCAGCGTCTTGGCGAGTGGCGGCGGATTGTGCGTGGTGAGGCCCGGGTGGTCGTGGGGGCCCGTTCAGCGGTCTTTGCTCCCGTTCCGGATTTGGGTCTGATTATTGTGGATGAGGAACACGAGGGTTCCTATAAAAGCGGAAGCAGCCCGCGGTATCATGCCAGGCAGATTGCCATGCGCCGTGCCTCCGCCGAGGGTGCACGCCTGGTTATGGGCAGCGCCACCCCCTCGGTGGAGGCCTACCACCTCATGGAGGAGGGCAAGATCAGCCGGGTGAGCCTGAGCCGTCGACTCGCCGGGGGTGATGAGCCGGAAATTCGGGTGGTTAATCTCAAGGGTGTGGAGGGCTGTTTGAGCCCCGACCTTATAACCGAATTGAAACAAACCAAGGACCTGGGGAAACAGAGCATTCTCTTTCTGAACCGCCGGGGGTTCAGTCATTTTTTCCATTGCCGGAGCTGCGGGTACGAGGCGAAATGCCCCCGGTGCTCCGTGGGGCTTACCTACCATAAATCTCGGAACGCCATGGTCTGCCATTACTGCGGCTACCGGACCCCGCCGATGGCCAGCTGCCCGGAGTGCGGTTCCCTGGACGTGGGCTACGCCGGATTCGGTACCGAGCATGTGGAGGAGGAGGTGCGCCGGCTATTCCCCGGGTGGGTTATCGAGCGGCTGGATACCGATTCGGTTAAGAAGAAGGGGAGTCTGGAGCAGATCATCTCCCGCTTCCGCCGGGGTGAGATAGATGTGCTCCTGGGTACCCAGATGGTAGCTAAGGGGCTCAATTTTCCCGGTGTCCGGTTGGTCGGTATCGTTTTGGCTGACACCGGATTACACATGCCGGATTTCCGGAGTGCCGAGCGTACCTTTGGATTAATCACCCAGGTGAGTGGCAGAGCGGGCCGGTATACCCCTGACGGGCTGGTCCTGGTCCAGACCTACAATCCCTCCAGCAGCCCCATCGCCCAGGCCTCCACATCTCGGATATCAGACTTCTACACCCAGGAGATTCAAACCCGCCGGGAACTCGGGTTCCCGCCCTTTTCCCGGATGATCCGGTTACTAGTTCGCTCAAAGAACCACCACAGGGCCTGGTCCTCCGCTCGACAGATCGCCGTCAGGCTCGAGCATAACCGCAGGAATCTTCAAAACCAGCAGCCCTCCCTGGGGGAGACGGAGATTCTCGGCCCGGCGGAAGCCCCCCTGGGAATGGTAAATGGCAATTTCCGGGTGCATATTCTGGTTACCGGGGCTGTTTTCCAGGCCGTTCATCGGATGGTGGGCGCAAGTATTCAGGGCGTTGTCCACCCCCGGGGTGTATATCTAGAAATTGATGTAGACCCCGTTTCACTTCTGTGA
- the truA gene encoding tRNA pseudouridine(38-40) synthase TruA, with the protein MPRVKMVVSYDGTGFFGWQKQNSGRTVQGVMEEQISRMVKQEVRIIASGRTDSGVHAAGQVVHMDAALERVPQEKLAVAMNSFLPRDIRIRSAVFAPDNFHARFDARLRTYRYFLYGDGCENPFYRNYAWWCPRLPGLQQLNEYARVFVGTHDFTAFSAANEQISHRIRTVSSAVFFRQGPFTVFEISANGFLWRMVRSILGSILDYSAKGISPGRAAEFLAEGERIAAGPSAPPHGLYLQEVRYDEGME; encoded by the coding sequence ATGCCTAGGGTGAAAATGGTGGTTTCCTACGATGGCACCGGGTTTTTCGGGTGGCAGAAACAGAACAGCGGCAGAACCGTCCAGGGGGTGATGGAGGAACAGATTTCCCGGATGGTTAAGCAGGAGGTCCGGATTATCGCCTCGGGCAGGACGGACTCCGGGGTCCATGCCGCCGGTCAGGTTGTTCATATGGATGCTGCTCTGGAGAGGGTGCCCCAGGAAAAACTTGCGGTGGCAATGAACAGTTTCCTCCCCCGGGACATCCGGATCCGCTCGGCGGTGTTCGCACCGGATAACTTCCATGCCCGTTTTGATGCCCGGTTGCGCACCTACCGCTACTTTTTATACGGGGATGGGTGTGAAAACCCTTTTTACCGCAACTATGCATGGTGGTGTCCCCGTCTTCCGGGACTGCAGCAGCTTAATGAGTATGCCCGGGTGTTTGTGGGAACCCACGATTTCACCGCCTTTTCGGCAGCAAATGAGCAGATCTCCCACCGGATTCGGACGGTGAGCTCGGCGGTCTTCTTCCGTCAGGGGCCGTTTACGGTATTCGAGATCTCGGCCAACGGCTTTCTATGGCGGATGGTACGGTCGATATTAGGGAGCATCCTGGATTATTCAGCAAAGGGCATATCCCCGGGCCGGGCAGCCGAATTTCTGGCGGAGGGTGAGCGTATTGCCGCCGGGCCGAGTGCGCCGCCCCACGGCTTGTATCTTCAGGAGGTCCGGTACGATGAGGGAATGGAATGA
- a CDS encoding uracil-DNA glycosylase, producing the protein MSSKGNRVVRVIQDIEDAIIRGSRREIDPVEDAGAGMGTEIQAPLRESPAPEVAPRLESPQNKPTNPPEPVETKRNDPPSGMPKPRVQALDELSGRVRSCEKCSLCITRINAVPGMGPLHPLVLVVGEGPGADEDRHGLPFVGKAGQYLDQWLKAIHLYRQENVYITNVIKCRPPENRDPHPEEISACISYLEEQVEILKPRAVLTVGRISSSVLLGEGHRMADIHGRLFEYRGIPVVPTYHPAAVLRNRDLRRTVWQDLQVLHQHLFSRGLLPALPGRGDNG; encoded by the coding sequence ATGAGTAGTAAGGGAAACCGAGTTGTTCGGGTAATTCAGGATATTGAGGATGCCATTATCCGGGGAAGCCGCCGGGAGATAGATCCGGTTGAGGATGCTGGGGCGGGGATGGGAACTGAGATCCAGGCTCCGCTCCGGGAAAGTCCGGCACCCGAGGTAGCTCCGCGGTTGGAATCACCCCAGAACAAACCAACCAACCCGCCGGAACCGGTCGAAACGAAAAGGAATGATCCCCCTTCCGGGATGCCCAAGCCCCGGGTCCAGGCCCTGGATGAGTTGTCGGGACGGGTTCGGTCCTGTGAGAAGTGCAGTCTCTGCATCACCCGGATTAATGCGGTGCCGGGGATGGGGCCCCTGCATCCCCTTGTATTGGTGGTTGGGGAGGGGCCCGGAGCCGATGAGGATCGCCACGGACTGCCCTTTGTCGGGAAGGCGGGGCAATACCTGGATCAGTGGTTGAAGGCCATCCACCTCTATCGCCAGGAGAACGTGTATATAACCAATGTGATTAAGTGCCGGCCCCCGGAGAACCGCGACCCTCATCCCGAGGAGATTTCAGCCTGCATCTCCTATTTGGAAGAGCAGGTGGAGATTCTGAAACCCCGGGCGGTGTTGACGGTGGGAAGGATCTCCAGTTCTGTGCTGCTGGGAGAGGGCCACCGGATGGCGGACATCCACGGCCGGTTGTTTGAATACCGGGGAATTCCGGTGGTGCCGACGTACCATCCTGCGGCGGTCCTGCGGAACCGCGATCTGCGCCGGACGGTGTGGCAGGATCTCCAGGTGCTGCATCAGCATTTGTTCTCCCGGGGCCTGCTTCCCGCCCTGCCGGGACGGGGTGACAATGGGTAG